From the genome of Geminocystis herdmanii PCC 6308, one region includes:
- a CDS encoding ArsR/SmtB family transcription factor, giving the protein MLCMVFTEINSQESFVKGFQALSDSLRMEVLELLSNRELCVCELTEILDIPQSKLSFHLKTLREANLVNTRQQGKWTYYSLNLANMVALEQYLSQFRRSIVTLPPRICQE; this is encoded by the coding sequence ATGTTATGTATGGTTTTCACAGAAATTAATAGTCAAGAAAGTTTTGTTAAGGGATTTCAGGCTTTATCTGATAGTTTGAGAATGGAGGTATTGGAGTTATTAAGTAATCGTGAGTTATGTGTATGTGAACTTACCGAAATTTTAGATATTCCTCAGTCGAAGTTATCTTTTCACCTCAAAACTTTACGGGAGGCGAATTTAGTTAATACTCGTCAGCAAGGTAAATGGACTTACTATAGTTTGAATTTAGCTAATATGGTGGCATTAGAACAATATTTATCTCAGTTTAGACGATCGATCGTCACTCTGCCTCCTCGTATTTGTCAAGAGTGA
- a CDS encoding MFS transporter, producing MNFLKTFQSIEKSKLINLVILFFCALCFWTSITCLLPVLPAYIQDIGATAKQVGYVMGCFAIGLLLSRVWLGKLADEGLTKLIQGIKINSQITNFLSRFLRQFIGKLVDYPSRKIVIIIGTLVATLAPMGYLFFDSIPQLMVIRAFHGVSIAAFTTGYSALVVDLSPPKQRGELIGYMSLAVPVGMAFGPAVGGFLQEATSYQVLFSVSALCGILALISAIQIREFDSLKKKQNDITNLKYHKLDGVNDRTFKEIIFNASFLVPTIILLLIGTLFGALVTFLPLYLRETGIQFNVGLFYTVAAIASFIVRFISGSSSDKYGRGIFITISIFCYILSMILLTFAHSGGMLLLSALSEGMGAGMLVPIILALISDRCHPTERGKVFAICVSGFDVGVALGGPVLGSLLLDFGYRFLFGVTVIMAILALIVFMGFSNKNISNSWRFAFGYARDLYAIK from the coding sequence GTGAATTTTCTAAAAACCTTTCAAAGTATAGAAAAAAGTAAGTTAATCAATTTAGTCATCTTGTTTTTTTGTGCCTTATGTTTCTGGACAAGCATAACCTGTTTATTACCAGTTTTACCTGCCTATATTCAAGATATTGGCGCAACGGCGAAACAAGTAGGCTATGTTATGGGATGTTTTGCCATTGGCTTATTGTTATCGAGGGTGTGGTTAGGAAAATTAGCTGATGAAGGATTAACCAAGTTAATCCAAGGTATCAAGATAAATTCTCAGATAACTAATTTTTTGAGCCGATTTTTACGTCAATTTATCGGTAAATTAGTTGATTATCCTAGTCGTAAAATAGTAATTATTATAGGTACTTTAGTGGCAACTCTTGCACCCATGGGTTATTTATTCTTCGATTCCATTCCGCAATTGATGGTTATTCGTGCCTTTCATGGTGTCAGTATTGCCGCTTTTACCACGGGTTACAGCGCTTTAGTGGTGGATTTGTCTCCCCCCAAGCAAAGGGGAGAATTGATTGGTTATATGAGCCTTGCAGTGCCTGTGGGTATGGCTTTTGGACCTGCTGTCGGTGGTTTCTTACAGGAAGCAACTAGCTATCAAGTTTTGTTTTCTGTATCCGCATTGTGTGGCATTTTAGCATTAATTTCAGCGATACAAATTCGGGAATTTGACTCTTTGAAGAAAAAACAAAACGACATTACTAATCTAAAATATCATAAACTTGATGGAGTCAATGATCGAACTTTTAAAGAAATTATTTTTAATGCTTCCTTTCTAGTTCCCACGATTATCTTATTACTCATCGGCACTTTATTCGGTGCATTAGTAACATTTTTACCTCTTTATTTAAGAGAAACAGGTATTCAATTTAATGTCGGTTTATTTTATACTGTCGCTGCGATCGCATCTTTTATCGTCAGATTTATTTCAGGTAGTTCATCTGATAAATATGGTAGAGGAATTTTTATAACTATTAGCATCTTTTGTTATATATTGTCCATGATTTTATTAACTTTTGCCCATAGTGGCGGTATGTTATTATTATCCGCCTTATCCGAAGGCATGGGGGCGGGGATGTTAGTACCGATTATTCTAGCATTAATATCCGATCGATGTCACCCCACAGAAAGAGGAAAGGTATTTGCTATCTGTGTGAGTGGTTTTGATGTGGGAGTAGCATTAGGAGGACCTGTTTTAGGCAGTTTATTGCTAGACTTTGGTTATCGTTTTCTGTTTGGTGTGACAGTGATAATGGCAATTTTGGCGTTAATAGTTTTTATGGGTTTTTCTAATAAAAATATCTCTAATTCATGGCGTTTTGCTTTCGGTTACGCACGAGATTTATATGCGATTAAATAA
- a CDS encoding rhodanese-like domain-containing protein, which yields MNISSINVEELAVILAEENHDIQLIDVREETEANIAFLPSFKLLPLSQYEQWGKQIKTMFNPDLETIVLCHHGIRSANMCQWLVSQGFSQVKNVSGGIDAYAIYVDSSIPRY from the coding sequence TTAATGTAGAAGAATTAGCGGTTATTTTAGCAGAAGAAAACCACGATATACAATTAATTGATGTGAGGGAAGAAACAGAAGCAAACATTGCTTTTTTACCTTCTTTTAAGTTATTGCCTTTGAGTCAATATGAGCAGTGGGGGAAACAAATTAAAACGATGTTTAACCCTGATTTAGAAACTATTGTTTTATGTCATCATGGTATTCGATCGGCTAATATGTGTCAATGGTTAGTCAGTCAGGGATTTAGTCAAGTAAAAAATGTTTCTGGTGGTATCGATGCCTATGCCATTTATGTTGATTCTTCTATTCCTCGCTATTAG
- a CDS encoding NAD(P)/FAD-dependent oxidoreductase has protein sequence MSQIKLVSDIIILGGGLTGSALAYELVKQNFKVLLLEKDAIFNNATVYSYGGIAYWCGTDNLTNQLCDEGINIHRQLSEELDADTEFREIDLLFTIDKNQNPRETFNNYQSFNIKPKFLDSAETVALEPLINQSSIEGSLLFPQGHVNPEKLILAYKKAFLKLGGKIENELVISIDKKADKIQGVTTKNNCYLADQVIVCAGGFSRQILQNLGINFPIYFSHAQLIKTPPSEIKLRTLVMPCTTKRLDTEKQLDIDNWEHPNNTLQGDVLEAGAIQFLDGSFCLGQISQIITNIDVKIDARASEARIRSSIEQVLPVLSQLQGTWHNCQVAFTQGKAFQVRKLEQIEGLSIFSGFTSPFVFVPPLARHFAYYLAHNEDNVVKLIEV, from the coding sequence ATGAGTCAAATTAAATTAGTATCTGACATTATTATTCTGGGCGGTGGCTTAACTGGTTCAGCTTTAGCCTATGAATTAGTGAAGCAAAATTTTAAGGTTTTGTTATTAGAAAAAGATGCTATTTTTAATAATGCAACGGTTTATAGTTATGGTGGAATTGCCTATTGGTGTGGCACGGATAATTTAACAAATCAATTATGTGATGAAGGTATTAATATTCATCGTCAATTGAGTGAAGAATTAGACGCAGATACTGAGTTTAGGGAAATTGATTTATTATTTACGATCGATAAAAATCAAAATCCTAGAGAAACTTTTAATAATTATCAAAGTTTTAATATTAAACCAAAATTTTTAGATTCCGCTGAAACTGTCGCCTTAGAACCCTTAATTAATCAAAGCTCGATCGAAGGTTCATTACTATTTCCTCAAGGTCATGTTAACCCAGAAAAACTAATTTTAGCCTATAAAAAAGCCTTCTTAAAACTAGGAGGAAAAATCGAAAATGAGTTAGTAATATCTATTGATAAAAAAGCTGATAAAATTCAAGGAGTAACTACTAAAAATAATTGTTATTTAGCTGATCAAGTAATTGTTTGTGCTGGAGGATTTTCCCGTCAAATTTTACAGAATTTAGGGATAAATTTCCCGATTTATTTCAGTCATGCTCAGTTAATTAAAACTCCTCCTTCGGAGATTAAATTGAGAACTTTAGTAATGCCTTGCACCACAAAACGCCTTGACACAGAAAAACAACTGGATATTGACAATTGGGAGCATCCGAATAATACACTACAAGGAGATGTGCTAGAAGCAGGGGCAATACAATTTTTAGACGGTAGTTTTTGTTTAGGTCAAATCAGTCAAATTATTACAAATATTGATGTTAAAATCGATGCTAGAGCTAGTGAGGCAAGAATTCGTAGCTCGATCGAGCAAGTTTTACCTGTACTGTCACAACTACAAGGTACATGGCATAATTGTCAGGTAGCATTCACTCAAGGAAAAGCTTTTCAGGTGCGAAAACTGGAGCAAATCGAAGGATTATCGATATTTTCGGGGTTTACCAGTCCATTTGTGTTTGTACCGCCTTTAGCGAGACATTTTGCTTATTATTTGGCTCATAATGAGGATAATGTTGTTAAGTTAATTGAAGTCTAA
- a CDS encoding RNA-guided endonuclease InsQ/TnpB family protein: MIVTHKYKLKPSESQEKIMLNWISMLRSNYNYCLRHRIEAYEEVKVLRLGEYCDLKSRASCTPLTCSVFKNSNLGEPFKNNGKKRNAYEQQSSELPSLKKSHPWYKTIHSTVLQQNLRRLDKAFQNFFDGGKGYPKFKKRHQFKSFSYPPNQVKVEGDKIYLPSIGWMRMHLSRPLKEGFEMRSVTIRQKADGFYVAIQLEDKTIPQTQPIELTQVKAVVGVDCGARPHKLLALSNGENIPNPEFEKRLAKRKTLRQRRASRKRRGSNNQRQAFRSLARLDQKIVNQREDYQWKVAHKLNCIADVIVMEDLNIQGMIRKCKPKQDENGHFLKNGQSAKKALNRLIRDCSWGELKNKIRQVAEKFGRIFLEVNPQYSSQTCSHCGFKDKKNRHKESFLCLNCGTLADADTNASITLAKRGIEKLGISLNALLGVTQEVTGTSESTDARNRDISGALVSEPTNPLQLSLFEWMCGPSNWLLESPSFTK, from the coding sequence ATGATCGTAACTCATAAGTACAAACTTAAGCCATCGGAATCCCAAGAGAAAATAATGCTTAACTGGATTTCGATGCTTAGAAGCAATTATAACTATTGCTTGAGGCATAGGATAGAAGCCTATGAGGAGGTCAAAGTTCTACGACTAGGCGAATACTGTGACTTGAAATCGAGAGCTTCGTGCACTCCATTGACTTGCTCTGTGTTCAAAAACTCTAACTTAGGTGAACCCTTTAAAAATAATGGGAAAAAGCGAAATGCTTATGAACAGCAATCTTCAGAATTACCTAGTCTAAAGAAGTCTCATCCTTGGTACAAAACTATTCACTCTACGGTATTACAACAAAATCTTAGACGATTAGATAAGGCGTTTCAAAATTTCTTTGATGGTGGTAAAGGTTATCCTAAGTTCAAAAAACGCCATCAGTTTAAGAGTTTCAGCTATCCGCCAAATCAGGTGAAAGTAGAAGGAGACAAAATCTATCTGCCTTCTATCGGTTGGATGAGGATGCACCTATCACGTCCGTTGAAAGAAGGGTTTGAAATGAGAAGTGTTACTATCAGACAAAAAGCCGATGGTTTCTATGTGGCGATTCAGTTAGAAGATAAGACTATACCTCAAACACAACCTATTGAATTGACTCAGGTTAAAGCGGTTGTAGGGGTTGATTGTGGGGCAAGACCTCATAAATTATTGGCGTTGTCTAATGGAGAAAATATCCCTAATCCTGAATTTGAAAAACGATTAGCGAAAAGAAAAACCCTTAGACAACGTAGAGCTAGTCGCAAAAGACGTGGTTCAAATAATCAACGTCAAGCCTTTAGATCATTAGCACGATTAGATCAAAAAATAGTAAATCAACGGGAGGATTACCAGTGGAAAGTTGCTCACAAGTTAAATTGTATCGCAGACGTAATAGTAATGGAAGACTTAAACATTCAAGGGATGATCCGTAAATGTAAGCCGAAACAGGATGAAAACGGACATTTCCTGAAAAATGGTCAATCAGCCAAAAAAGCTCTAAACCGCTTAATTAGAGATTGCTCTTGGGGTGAACTTAAGAATAAAATTCGTCAGGTAGCTGAAAAGTTTGGACGAATTTTCCTAGAAGTTAATCCTCAGTATAGCTCTCAAACCTGTTCCCATTGTGGTTTTAAGGACAAAAAAAATAGACATAAGGAAAGTTTCTTATGTCTAAATTGTGGTACTCTCGCCGATGCCGATACTAATGCTAGTATTACGTTAGCTAAAAGGGGTATAGAAAAACTTGGCATTAGTTTAAATGCTCTACTGGGGGTCACTCAGGAAGTTACGGGTACATCTGAATCAACAGATGCGAGAAATCGGGATATATCAGGGGCGTTAGTTTCTGAGCCTACCAACCCTCTACAACTTTCGTTGTTTGAGTGGATGTGCGGTCCAAGTAATTGGCTGTTAGAATCCCCATCTTTTACGAAGTAA
- a CDS encoding TonB family protein, with the protein MVTTTSSQTFSLQANASKVVKEINWPLLTSIAFHGVFFTVVFPQWQDYNSSKANNGLDNTPIVQLNAIEQTRLPNLTPQTSFNWDSLNTLPQGDTSLPSIPLSALDIPTPPPMANFPMPSFDNSVFMDLPAPPSLPPAVSLPPVSYSDNFYLPTPSIPSPTELPPPPPLNQNAIATLPPAINFDTPKDGNIIDITADPTNERAITPEESIIRQQIFANSEIEITANPRDVINGKVNYTPQIRGENDPPLAFQPNASLVAKLQKETQNTSDEDARKNYVAWATQVQNVTPQQLTLSGIYPKDACVGKLEGTAAYGVTVDSAGSVVNTQLIKSSGYPLFNDQALRQIRSHGFANDTGTNKPYHVYVNYNYNAQICPSLSISNVGNTPQNSIEPNPPATFTPPKTESNTVIPRNSIEPNQPNTSKPPATFSIPKTESNPPKPETNIDVKPVQEKPAPSAVVTPEKPPEITPVVPQPTLPELKPLIENKAPSSQKTLEIETSPSPVTQE; encoded by the coding sequence ATGGTGACAACTACGAGTTCTCAAACATTCTCCTTACAAGCTAACGCTAGTAAAGTAGTCAAAGAAATTAATTGGCCCTTATTAACCTCGATCGCATTTCATGGGGTATTTTTTACCGTAGTATTTCCTCAATGGCAAGATTATAATAGTTCTAAGGCTAATAATGGGTTAGATAACACTCCCATTGTGCAATTAAATGCCATTGAACAAACTCGTTTACCTAACTTAACACCGCAGACTTCTTTTAATTGGGATAGTTTAAACACACTTCCTCAAGGGGATACGTCTTTACCTTCTATACCGTTATCGGCTTTAGATATACCTACTCCTCCCCCGATGGCAAATTTTCCCATGCCTAGTTTTGATAATAGTGTCTTTATGGATTTACCCGCCCCTCCTTCTTTACCACCAGCGGTGAGTCTTCCTCCAGTTAGCTATTCTGATAATTTTTATCTCCCGACTCCTTCTATTCCTTCTCCCACAGAATTACCTCCTCCCCCTCCTCTGAATCAGAATGCCATAGCGACACTACCTCCTGCTATTAATTTTGATACTCCAAAAGATGGTAATATCATTGATATTACGGCTGATCCTACCAATGAAAGAGCCATTACTCCTGAAGAATCTATCATTAGGCAACAAATATTTGCTAACTCAGAAATTGAAATAACGGCTAATCCTAGGGATGTGATTAATGGCAAAGTTAATTATACTCCTCAAATACGGGGAGAAAATGATCCACCTTTAGCTTTTCAACCTAATGCTAGTTTAGTGGCTAAACTTCAGAAGGAAACTCAAAATACTAGCGATGAAGATGCTCGAAAAAACTATGTTGCTTGGGCAACACAAGTACAAAACGTCACTCCTCAACAATTAACTTTAAGCGGTATCTATCCTAAAGATGCTTGTGTAGGCAAATTAGAAGGCACTGCCGCCTATGGTGTTACGGTGGATTCGGCTGGAAGTGTTGTTAATACTCAATTAATCAAAAGTTCGGGGTATCCTTTATTTAATGATCAAGCCTTGAGACAAATTAGAAGTCATGGTTTTGCTAACGACACTGGTACAAATAAACCCTATCATGTCTATGTTAACTATAATTATAATGCTCAAATCTGTCCGTCTTTGTCTATTTCTAATGTAGGTAATACTCCTCAAAATTCGATCGAACCGAATCCTCCTGCTACCTTCACCCCCCCCAAAACAGAATCCAATACTGTCATTCCTCGAAATTCGATCGAACCTAATCAACCGAATACTTCTAAACCTCCGGCTACATTCTCTATTCCCAAAACAGAATCTAATCCTCCTAAACCCGAAACAAATATTGACGTTAAACCAGTACAAGAAAAACCAGCACCCAGTGCAGTAGTAACTCCGGAAAAACCTCCCGAAATAACTCCTGTTGTGCCTCAACCAACATTACCTGAGTTGAAACCTTTAATTGAAAATAAAGCACCATCATCTCAGAAAACTTTGGAAATAGAAACATCTCCTTCTCCAGTTACCCAAGAGTAA
- the rlmN gene encoding 23S rRNA (adenine(2503)-C(2))-methyltransferase RlmN codes for MSTQEVLLGKSLPELTDWITQQGQPAYRGKQLYQWLYEKGANSWEEMTVFPKKWRETQENNVIGRSSIHHYSTAPDETRKYLLKLADGLIIETVGIPSSKRLTVCVSSQVGCIMGCDFCATGKGGFTRNLKAHEIIDQILTVQKDFDERVSNVVFMGMGEPLLNLPEVIKAVKSINEDIGIGQRSITISTVGLPQKILELAQHQLQITFAVSIHASNQEVREKLIPSANHYPLSQLLKECREYVKITGRRVTFEYILLAEVNDLPHHAKELAQHLRGFQTHVNLIPYNPISEVDYQRPSKERINDFFNQLKQENIAVSVRYSRGLEADAACGQLRATIN; via the coding sequence ATGTCAACCCAAGAAGTTTTATTAGGAAAATCTTTACCAGAGTTAACCGACTGGATTACACAACAAGGACAACCAGCTTATCGAGGAAAACAGCTTTATCAGTGGTTATACGAAAAAGGAGCTAATTCTTGGGAGGAAATGACAGTTTTTCCCAAAAAATGGCGAGAAACTCAAGAAAATAATGTTATAGGTCGATCGAGCATCCATCATTATAGTACAGCACCCGATGAAACTCGTAAATATCTGTTAAAGTTAGCCGATGGTTTAATTATCGAAACCGTAGGCATCCCCAGCAGTAAAAGATTAACGGTGTGTGTATCTTCTCAAGTGGGTTGCATCATGGGTTGTGATTTTTGTGCCACAGGCAAAGGCGGATTTACTCGTAACCTTAAAGCCCATGAAATTATTGATCAAATTTTGACAGTACAAAAAGATTTTGATGAAAGGGTGTCTAATGTGGTATTTATGGGTATGGGTGAACCTTTATTAAACCTCCCCGAAGTCATAAAAGCGGTAAAATCCATCAATGAAGATATAGGTATTGGGCAACGATCGATTACAATATCCACCGTAGGATTACCGCAAAAAATTCTCGAATTAGCCCAACATCAGCTACAAATAACCTTTGCAGTCAGTATTCACGCCTCAAATCAAGAAGTAAGAGAAAAACTCATCCCTAGCGCCAATCATTACCCCCTCTCACAACTATTAAAAGAATGTCGAGAATATGTCAAAATCACAGGAAGAAGAGTAACCTTTGAATATATTTTATTAGCAGAAGTTAACGATTTACCTCACCATGCCAAAGAATTAGCCCAACATTTACGAGGATTTCAAACTCATGTGAATCTTATCCCCTATAATCCTATCTCTGAAGTGGACTATCAACGCCCTTCTAAAGAAAGAATTAACGACTTTTTCAATCAATTAAAACAAGAAAATATCGCCGTCAGTGTGCGTTATTCTCGTGGTTTAGAAGCTGATGCCGCCTGTGGGCAATTACGAGCAACCATTAATTAG
- the cbiQ gene encoding cobalt ECF transporter T component CbiQ: protein MHHQIDSLAYGNKLRSIPPEHKLIFALSLFILGYLSPISIQILISVWLILWIVVYGGIPFVVYSQLLAIPFGFWFISLPALILGVRASLPNFTEDMIWGVPLGNFFIYLSWQGITQGLTILARSWCLTSCMYFILLTIPFGEVIAVLQRCKCPSLLTDLLLLMYRFIFVLTVTASELITAQKSRFGYLNWRRGIYSLSLAIAQLLTKTLENYRQISLGLKSRGFNGELRTWHSRRYQKNWRYIMEAVGGYSFLLLLLIFG from the coding sequence ATGCACCATCAAATTGATTCTTTAGCCTATGGGAATAAATTACGATCGATCCCCCCAGAACATAAACTAATATTTGCCCTATCATTATTTATTTTAGGGTATTTGTCTCCTATATCTATTCAAATTTTGATAAGTGTTTGGTTAATATTATGGATAGTGGTTTATGGGGGGATTCCTTTTGTTGTCTATAGTCAACTATTGGCGATTCCCTTCGGTTTTTGGTTTATCAGTTTACCCGCATTAATTCTCGGTGTTAGGGCTTCTTTGCCTAATTTTACCGAAGATATGATTTGGGGAGTGCCTTTAGGTAACTTTTTTATTTATCTAAGTTGGCAGGGTATTACACAAGGATTAACAATTTTAGCTCGATCGTGGTGTTTAACCTCATGTATGTATTTCATTCTGTTAACTATACCCTTTGGAGAAGTTATCGCTGTTTTACAACGGTGTAAATGTCCTTCCTTGTTAACGGATTTATTATTGTTGATGTATCGTTTTATTTTTGTATTAACTGTTACTGCTTCCGAATTAATCACCGCTCAAAAATCCCGTTTTGGTTATCTTAATTGGCGTAGGGGAATTTATAGTTTGAGTTTGGCGATCGCACAATTACTAACGAAAACATTAGAGAATTATCGACAAATATCATTAGGGTTAAAATCGAGGGGATTTAATGGAGAATTACGCACATGGCATTCTCGACGTTATCAGAAAAATTGGCGATATATCATGGAAGCTGTTGGCGGTTATAGTTTTTTATTATTACTATTAATTTTTGGGTAA
- a CDS encoding GAF domain-containing protein codes for MSFPSEQSPEALKVEVSSLRSHIADLTKYKVAMEAQEKLFRSILMMGNVATGKLMLRSVILEITEVSRELLRAKDASLFILDEKGVITESILARGPTVKEEKDYLIGEILDKGLAGWVAKYRRMALVKNTEEDNRWLHFYPQPYKVGSALCIPFLRGSRILGILTLTHPKPNHFTQDMADFMTMYSPAISIVLDYARMYLAISN; via the coding sequence ATGAGTTTTCCCTCTGAACAATCCCCAGAAGCGTTAAAAGTTGAGGTTTCTTCTTTAAGAAGTCATATTGCTGACTTAACTAAATATAAAGTGGCGATGGAAGCCCAAGAAAAATTATTTCGATCGATTTTGATGATGGGTAATGTGGCTACTGGTAAATTAATGTTACGCTCCGTTATTCTTGAGATTACCGAAGTAAGTAGGGAATTACTCAGAGCAAAAGACGCTAGTTTATTTATTCTCGATGAAAAGGGAGTGATTACAGAAAGTATTTTAGCAAGAGGTCCTACTGTAAAAGAGGAAAAAGATTACTTAATCGGAGAAATTTTAGATAAAGGGTTGGCAGGATGGGTAGCGAAATATCGTCGTATGGCTTTAGTTAAAAATACTGAAGAAGATAATCGCTGGTTGCATTTTTATCCTCAACCCTATAAAGTGGGTTCGGCTTTGTGTATTCCTTTTTTGAGAGGCAGTCGTATTTTAGGGATTTTGACTTTAACTCATCCTAAACCAAATCATTTTACTCAGGATATGGCAGATTTTATGACCATGTATTCTCCCGCTATCTCGATCGTGCTAGATTATGCCCGAATGTATCTCGCAATTAGCAATTAG